The Chanos chanos chromosome 3, fChaCha1.1, whole genome shotgun sequence genome segment AATGAACCGTTACTGTTGTGTGCTTTGGGGATGTGGCAGCATCATGTGGCAGATCAAGGGACCTGTTAGTCATTGTGGCTTTGTCCTCAAAAGGTCCTGCCAATCAAAACttatcaattaaaaaaaaaaaacagcaagaaacTCAAAATGAAGCACAGTATAACAATAAGAATTACACTTAGCTTTAAGAAACCTAAATATGCCAATAAAACCATTTATACAATGATTACTGAAAACTGATGCAGTTTTATCAACCAATCAGTTACTTTTCCTTGGGATGACAGCCATGCTAATGGTTTAAACAGGATCTTATTAATGGTTCTCTGTGGATTTTAAGCCGCTTTTAACACTGAAGCTTACACTGAAGTGCCCAGTACAATAACACTATTCAAATTCAATTCTCTGATGCCCAGGTTCCTTGATCACTAAATTCACTATTATAAGAAATAATTTACCAAGTAGAGAAAAGTAAATTGCAGTGTTTATTGTATCAAGTAGATTCAGAGGATAAAGAATTTAAAGCTATTGTCAAATAAAATGCGTGTTTGAATGAGATCCAGATTTACCATCTAactacaaaaagagagagagagagagagagagagagagagagagactaaataAACTAGTTTGTTACTATAAGGTGATCTAACTACCTTTAGTAACCCAGACAGATATgcccagaaacacacaacataattACTCTACACTGAGACACACTCCTAGAGTAACTAGTACTAAATGGgaatgagggaaaaaagaggagaggagtgtgtgtatgggggggggtggggggggggcgccacAAGCAATTGAGatggtgtggatgtgtgagagagctgcCTATGACACAGGAGTTAATTTCTGAAATTAATTCAGGACCATCACAGACGCATCAGCAGAGCTCAATTTGGTAGCAGCTTTCATCTTCCAGAGATGATGAGAGTGAGTAAGGAGAAGACCTGAGGACCACACTGCAGGCAGAGCCCACAGCTCTCAGGGTGGCAACGCGATGGATTTTTATCCAAGCCCAAAACATACGACATTCAGTGTTTCTTTAAAGACATGAAACGTTACTCGTGTTAAAAATTGTTTTGGAACCATTGTGGCATGTTTATGGTTATGGGTTTGCTCTAAGTTAATACATAGTATTATCTGCCAATTTTGCACTggttaatttcattttgattgaaCGTAGTTTGTGACTGAGTGGGGGAACACAGATCTATTTGGTGCACCAACTGTTCAGTTCACCACAGGTTGACATCCAACATAGTTTCACTTGGGTGATAATTTGATAAAATAGGAACTGGTCAGGTTGTGGATCACACCGCAATTACTCATAAAGCTAAGTCTTTGTAACACAAGacaacagaattttttttggCTGCTTGTGTAAACTGATCATCTAATGCAGATGGGCCCAGACAATGGATgggagagttgggggggggggggggcatcaagACTTTTGTGACATCTGTATGACAGCTGTCAGGGTACTGACTCAACTGCTTCTGGTATCAAACTGGTCCATACTGCTTCCCCAggacacagcctctctctctggtcccttAGAATAATTACAGTATCTCTTCTCAATCTGCCGTTGGGTAAAGACAGCTCAATAAAGACACTGAAATAGCAAATCAAATCAATGCCATTTTCAAAGCTTATATCATTAAAGACAGATTTAGACCCCCATTCCTCAGTTGTTAAAAAATACGCAGattatgtgagtttgtgtgtgtgttatacatatGAATGTGGTGAAAACACACCAGCAACCCACCAAAGTGAACCCAATCACAGTGAGAGGACATTTAGACGCTGTCACCACAGCAACTAACAAACTTCCCTGCTCCACCAGCTGAGTGATGCTGAAGGTGCTGCAGGTGGAGGAGTCAGCATAACTACACTCTCCTGAGCCAGGACTCCGCTTCAACTACAAGTGAACAGGAGACAGCTTAATAAAAGCAGAGATGTGCCTGTGTGATCTAAAGGTCCAATTGCAGAGTGAAGTCTCAAAACAAAATGGTGTGCTTGGGTAAATAAGCATAGCGGGTTTGTGCGCATTTGTAAAACGgaagaaatgtttgtaaagttGACATTTTTAtcaaagacataaaacaaataaaacattttctcctAGACCTGAAACTGCATTCCACAGATTTAAGATTGAATTCTTTAAACCTCATAAACTATGTATTGGTACATcccttaaacaaacagacatactgCAGAGCTGTTGATTTAAAAACCCTATGTCTGCACAACCAATCTTACCGAGTTTATAGTGAAGGATATTGCCTCCTACACAATCTTTTGGCATTTCGTTTTGCTGATCGATGAAACAACAGTCTGTGCATTTCTCAACACAGTGAGACCTTTAATATGCGTAAGGATCCAAGCAAATAAAATCAATGCAATTGTTCTGCAGTAATATATGAACACTATTTACCGTCATGGGGGGAGGCAAAAAGCACTGATGATAACCATCCTTATAGTACCTCCCAGCCTGTTTATACAGAAAATGAAGTTGATTAAACATTATTGTTCATCTGTCGAAACAGACAGTTATTGAAAGTTACAACTCCAGCCACAAGGTGATGCTGCAGTCAAAACTGAAGGCCACGAGAGCAAAATGACTACAGCACTCTGGTTAGATGTAGGACACCGTTTCCCACTGTATTCATACGGAAACCCTGAAGAAATTTCTTATTTGGTTTTACATCTACAAACTACTGAAGCCTTTCACAAATGGGATCCACAACCCTAATTAGCCTCAGTTGAGGATATGTGAAAAGAGCTAAGTAAAAACCAAACCTTGCTTGCATAGATGAGGTTTGCCTTGAACCTGGCCATCTTAGAATATGGGTAAGCAATGTCAGCCTCTTTGGGGCATTcaattatgtttttaatcatgcaaaagagaagggagggagtTTTGCAAAGCAGTACTGTCTAATGCTACAGAAAGGACTGCACGATGCTCTGTGACTGGGAATTTAAGACCTCTCTCCAAAGGCTTGAAATGATGAAAGGACTGCGTCTGGCTGTGTAAGACTGTAGGAAATGGATATGGAAATTATACTGTGTTGATACAAGGGAAAACAATCAGATGCTCTCCACTGTCTATCTTTGCTAATCAATGCACTTAAAAATctacattaaatgaaatgtaaataatgGGTCAAAACAATCATCTGCACCTCAAtcaagaagaggaaaaaacaaacaaaagaaaaaaacaaaacgcacaTTTCCTAAGTAATAAACAAAGAGCCAACACAAACTTCAACTacctaaacaaacagaacaaaagctcCGTTCTGCATGGACTCCAATGATGCTCTACGTGAGCCCAAAGATCCACCTGTAACCTTAATAAAGAATCTGAGTGAGACCTCACCTGATTGGCAGCTGAGTCCAGCTCTGTCACTGTTTCTGGATCACTCTGCTCTGAAATGTAGGAGAGGACATCAGTAGAATATTTCTAATATTAGGACTCCAACAGTGATTATAATTATTCTAACTTCTTAATAAAACTAAAACCCCCAGCTGAATGTCCATCATGTTGAACATCTCTCAGGTCTTGCTGCTTTTGCAAACCCATAATTTTCCAACAACGTCAAACAGCGCACACAATGTTTTGAGTACTGAGAATAAACATTTCCCTGACAGCCAGAAGATGATATGTGACATTCCCTGACACATGTTCACTCCCACAAAGCCCTTCACTTTCCCTGTAACTGCATGGGGGGGGCACACTGCTATAGCTGACCTAAACTCACCCTGTTGAGTGCATTCATCACCTcacgtctgtgtgtgctgacacCTTGCCAGTGTGACGGTTAAATAAACAAACGGAAAGTGCCTGTATATTTGTCTTTACCTGTTGTAAGCGCTAGCCCTTGTAAGCACTTTTACATACCCTCAGACGTCTAATTGCTTAACCTTATACAACCCAATGCCTGTTGAGCTCTGATGCCTGACTTTTGGAGAACATGGGAGCAAGTTGCCTAGCGAGCAACGACATGCCTGTCAAACTCATTCCTACAGCACAATCTGTACTGTGGAGACCAGCAAACATATGGCATAGCTGAAATGAACATTGATTTCTGCTGCAATCAATAATGACTCTCAGAAAGGGTGCAGTCTTGTTAGATCTAACTTATTGATAACACACCATCTACCTGCAGCCTAGGTTTTCAGTCACTTGGGGCAATGAATAAAAGAGCTGCTATTTACAGATTGTTAGCCCGGCCTTGTACGTGCTTAGTTGTGAGATTAAAGGCAGTATAAATCAACTGGGAAAAAGCTTAGCAGCTTACTGGCAGTTTTTAGTAGTtaacttatttacttatttagcAGTTTAGTTATTAGCAGTGTACTGGCTTTGCTCATGTTTAGCTGTCAAGCCACCACTCAAAGGCATCTATAGCCTCTTCTGCAAtgtcttttgtctctgtgaaaacTGTTCTGCAAAGCTTGTAAGAAATTTCAGCAAAGTCCTTAATCTGGTGAGAAAAGAGCCAACTGAACTTCCATCTCAAAGTTCTAGGCAACAGACTTTGACTGTCAGACTCCAGTTTCTTTCATACATAAAGATCCCATTTATAATATCTTCTTAAACAAGACAACTTTGTTCACTAATTCTGAGTGCAGTAACTAAATAACTGCCTTAGTTTTGAATGAACAAAGAGCAGATTCTCTCAGTATCTAGATTTTACTTCCACTTAACATCAACATTAGCTACAACTTTTACTTAACCTTTTTACTTTAGCCAACTTAACTcaagcaagtaaaaaaaaaaagtcgcagcCAAGGCAAACATTGACAGAACGATCCATTCAGTAAAACGTGCAAGATGAGATTTCCTATTCCATACCAGGTGCTTCTtgttcatcctcctcttcctcatcctgtTCTTCCTCGCTGTCAGAGTACTGGCCTGCATCTCCTGTGCCGTTTAATTTGACCTCTGGAGCAGGTTCCATCAACCTCTGCAGCTTCTTCTCATACAGAGATCTGGTAGAATCTTaatcaaaacacagaaagcAGAGCAAAATGGAATAGCAATCACAGTATGGAAGTTTCCAGTGCATCACTGGAGAGGAGATACCACGTCAGTGGGTGGGTAGCTCGTCAAAAAATTGCAAAGCTGGAGAAACTACAATCAACTGAGTGCTGTCACAAGTCAGTATCACATTTCTATTCCTCTTCCTCCTACCTAAGCAATTTCTCTCCTACTTTAGATTTTGGGCAGTTCCATAACTTATGTCAAATCTGGCCGACAAGAtttgcagtgacacacacaacTCTGCGACTGATGACTGCTAGGTAGGCACTGATGTCTTGCAGCCAAATAAGTTTGATGAATTTCCGAACATTTGTACATGCAAACGAAACATTTTGTTCATAATGAGACCTGAGTCAGAAATGGCTCATTCTCTATAGTAGAGACAGGAAATCCATCATCCCCCCCTGGGAGTGAGGCAGCGCGTTTTTGTCAGCAAATGTCAAAAGTAATGCGAGTGCGTAATGCGAGAAGAGCTGTGTGGTGGTCGAGGAAAGATTTCCCCACAAGGAGAAAGGAAGGCTCTTTTTAAACTGCTCTTTTTTGGTCAACCCTGTCACTGCTAAGAGCAAACCATTCCCATGGCTCCTtcatctacacaacacaacattgCCAGTGCAGTTTCAGCTTTAAGTCTGGAGTAAAAGCTTAAGGCCAACAACAGTGGAATTAAACTAATAATAGTATGTTTTACCATTTTTCCAGCAATACTGTAAAACTGCACTTAGGGTAGTTCAAGTTCATGAACCGATCGAAAGTCATGACTCTGGGACGTAAAGGGATCTTAGGCAAATAGATGTACCAATAAAAGGATTCTGTTTTTTCACTTCAGTTAGGGTATTCATGCAAAAAACTCTGTGCTGAAGAATACAATCTCTCTTAGCAGTAGGACAAGTAGTTTTGTATTTCACCATTAGCTGCTTAATCTAGAGGCAGCTCTGAAagcttattttaggttaaatgTTAGCTTAAATCATCATCTCCCAAATCAGTTATATTAAATCGTTGATGTGTAAATGGTCATTAagtcattcttttatttatttatttttaagtgaaCCTATTATTCAGACCAAGTTTCTTACGCTCTATTAGCACAGATGCTTTATTTTCAACTCTGATGTTGTATTCCAGTCCTAACTTTGGTCTGTGTTGTTAGGATTCAAACAACAAGACAAGTGTCAGTGGCACTGTCAGTGAACTGTCCTTCATTAATGTGTTCCATGGTTACCAGGACACACCTTGTTTCTTCAAGCGTAAAGAGTGACAGTTTAATGGTACTTCTGCCCAGATGACGTGAGAATGTGACTGATGCTTATTACGGCTAAATCAACTTAGACACAGCCACAATTAAAGACACTATTCTGCTTAAACTTAGGGTACTGACAGACAGTTGGTAATTCCAATCAAGACTATTCGGAACCATGTCGACATGTGTTTACATGGTTTTGAGGTGCTCTGAAGGCTACCATCTAACAGACatacaatataataaaaaatatcattctctctctctctctcgtttcagACAACTCTTCGAAGCATGAATCTTTAAAAGACAGAGATTGGGGACATTATCAGGAGTATGTGTAATCTGTTTCTGTATAACACTGATCCCTTAGCTGAGTAGAAAGCAGCAGCACTGTtggaaggaaagacagaaacagactcTCGGGGGAGGGGGAAGCCTATACGTCGTCGTATCTGGAATAGATCACAATTTCACACAATACTGGGGAGAGTGTGAAGAGCCATGTTAAGGTCACATACTCACCCACTATAGGTCCAGCCTTGACTCCATACTTTAGCAATTTAACTTTGAGTTGTTCGTCTGTCAGTAAACTCAGGTCTGTCATGTCTGGATCTGGCTTGTCTCCCTCGTcctaaagagacaaaaagaacaagagactCTGGGATGCCAGCATTCTCTCTGCGGCACAGAGAACCAAACATCAATGACTGCCCAACTCCAACCTGACAGCACAGAGTGAACACTCACAAATCTAATCCCAAATCCAATTCTCAGGACACCTCAGAACCAGCCTACAAAAttcttcaaacacacaaaaatgggGAAAAATTGGCACAAAAATCATATATAATTGCATACTGTTGTTATTGAACATGGGATTCATTGTATGtaagctcaaaaaaaaaaaaaaaaaaaaggcaaaacctCGCCTTTATGACAGTGTAAATTCCAGCTTTTATGAAAATCTGAGAACATGAATgacatgttttgcatatttcaaaaatcaataaaaatctATTTCAGTGGAAGTATCGGCTCATCAACAGATTTCAAATCTGGCAACAAAGTGTAAGTTATAGTTTGACCCAGATTCTTGACTGTGAGGGTGTCCCTGCTCCGCTAAGGCCAGCCTGCAGGGTTAAATCCCATCTGACCTAACGGACTGCATGGTATCAATTGCAATTTGAGTGCAGAACAGCTGCAAGTGTGCAGTCAGACTGCAACGACAACGCACATAACGGAATTGCGTTCCAATTACTCGACGTTAAGCAGCAACCAACATATGGTGAAGAACACTTGCGACAAAGAACGCacttcaaaacagaaaattaattCAGTAAATCAACCTTAATCGCACGAAGTTTACATTTTGAGACAAAGCACAAAGTTTCAACAGATGCTTACAACAGGTCAACTATAAATATCAAGTTTCACTTTCACTGCTCTAACGTTtttcattataagaacaaactATTTTTACGTACACAGAAATGATAGACAAACattgaaaagaacattttcgTTTGAAATATCCAACAGGTTATGCATAGAAATCTAGGTACCGTTCAGCGCGTCAATCatacgaacacaaacacaaggacacTGACGTTCAATACACAGGAGCACGATAACAATTTTGCTACAATTTTAACATATACGCAAGCGTAGTAAACTTTTGGCTGAGCTCACATTGCCGTTTTGCACCTGgtcctcttcttcatcactaGAGAAATCAGCTGTGGGCTTCACTCCAACATGTTTCAGGTAGAGTTCCAACAAAACCTCTTTTTTACTCTCCCTAGCGGGCAATTCAACATTGTGCGTTATTAGCTCCGCTTTCAGCCTCTGCTTGGAAAATTGCGATGGATCCTCTACAAACACCGGCATGTCAAATTCACAGCAGACAGATTAGGCACGCGCTCAAACCGACTCAATCCTGCGACATTAAACAGGACAGGACTTCAGGCTGAAGTAGCAAACTATGCGAATGCGTTGTCACTACCACACACCCAGACTGACAGCAGCTGCTTTAACACTTGCCTGAGTGGTGCTGAGACACATACCTTGGAGCCATAGGGTCGATATTCTGAGCAGTGGCAACTAACATCTTTTCGAAATGGCATGTACTGCCCCCCGAGGGAGAGCTATGAACACCCACGAGCTGGCGCGGGGTCATATGTTTGTACTTTTAAGTCAGCTTGTTTACAGGGCCCAATCGGCGTCATGTCAAACTAGATGTCTTTTGCAGTTGCAGAGTTGGCCGAGAAACAAGccatttaaaactgttaaaggTGGACTGACAGCACCTTGCTTTTTTAACTAAGTGAATAACAGTTTGCTAGCTAACGGAGTAACCAAGCATTACTGATGATTGTATTAAAATGGAAACCGATAAAAAGTTGGTTTGCCAGCTAATTCATCCCGAATCTTACCGTATGCCCTTTCCCAGATGGCGCCACACCCTCGTTAATTAGCTAACTAGCAACCACCCAGAGTTAAAGTAATGACGAGAAGCGAACATGCGATGGTAACGTCAAGCAAGACCCATGAAGTTCGTTTTCCGCTTACCTATATTCAGTCATTAGTCCCAGCTGAAACGGCTCACTGTTAATTCGTCAAGGGTTGTTTTCCCGCTATTCTGCTGCGCGCCCTCCGCTTTAACTAACTAGACGTAGCACTTACGGttgtgagaaaataaaaacacatattacTTTGATTAAAAAGTGATCTATGTTTCGTCATCATGAAGACGTATGGCTTTTGCAGCTAAAATGTTAAGTCATTTATGAGAGGATTCCTACCCAAAACTGCATTTACTAGGCCTACATGTcattgaagggaaaaaaaatagaacatgTGTCTCGCACCCAGTAAGGTAGGCTATAGGGCTTTAATTCCACACAGAATGAGTCGTATTTTAGTTATTCATTTGGCCTGTTATCGGTCCGTGATACATTGCACCACCGGGCTCCAAGAGAGAGTATTATCCTGTTGTACAAGTCATTTTAATAAGACTCTCCAGCCCAGAAGGATTTGCCAACAAAGAACGTGGGGCGCATAATAagtctgctctgtctccttAGTGTCACTGGCAGCACACTCGTGGTACCCACAGATGCCTagtgtttgcttatttattcaGCTTTGTAGAGGTTTTTCTTCCATAGTGCATCCCAAGTGTATGCACTCTGATTTGTTCTGATCCCTTGTCTTGAAATGCTTCACTTGTTGCCTAGATTAGTGTGCCACTTGTTCACTCATCAGCATGCATAGTCTGTGCATGAActcatgttttctcttcctttttttcccttattttctcttttgtatacacactctctctctccttctctgtctccctctccctggaAACCATGATGCAAGATGCGGGTAAGCATAAAAATTACCTCTCATTTTGCATTCAGAAGACATGTTGGAGCAGGAATCGAAAATAATAGCATGAAAGCACCATCAATATGTCATACATGCCTTTCTCTTAAATATGTGATGCAAATGTCAAAGCAGTAAGCCACTTGTCAAAGCTGCCAGCTGAGAACACCACCTAGGGACGATTTGTCGTTTTTCTGTGGATCAAACTGCGTAACAGTGTTCGGTGTTTTGACTGATCTTAGAGTCATGTGGTATCATTAATTTAAAAAGGTCtttaatttgtatttgataAGCATCTTTTAACGAGAGCAGTTGTGATAATATGATGAGTCACAACCAGAGGCTTTCATCACAATTTGCTCAAATTGGaagctttgttttttgaagGCAGAACTGTCAATCCCAGTTTGCAAACAAAAACTGTTACCCACAGCTGTTCCTAGAATGCATGGAACACTTGCTCCAGAAAGCAGTACACTGGAAAAGAACCTGCTCTCAGCCACATTCAGGAACAGCACAGAAGACATCTGCTCCTAGTAGTGTTATCATTAGATTAGCACTTTTTAGTGAGGGTCTGTCACACGCTTCATGTCGCTCCTCTCAAAGTGAAATTACAAATGCAAAAAGTCTATTGTAACAGAACTGAATGGCAAAGGTTTTTGAACAGTTATCTTCAGGTTTTCATATTAAACCAGATCTGACTCACATACAATGTATGTATAAagagactggaggagagagcAAGATCATTTGTAGATAAATGACTTTATTCTTCTACTTGAATTAAAGTGGTGATTCAAATTGGGAGAATATATCTCTGCAGCGTTTCTTTTCATGTAAATGTGATTAGTATATTTGCTCTGCTTATAAATGCCAGCCTGATTCATGGCATATTATCAGAAAGCATTAAGAACTGAGCATGGTGCAGGAATTAATGTTCTTGCATGTATCTGCAATGTACAATACTATGAACCTTTAGCACACTGGATTTAATGcgtctcttctttctctcactgttttcttaTGGTTGATTTGCCACTATGTACCCAATGGCTTTAAACCCTACATGAGATACTGCAGAACATCACATAGGAATAGAAAGCCATAAAGCACAGGAGTGTTTTGGAAGAGATGCCTCAACCCGTGTCAACCCTGTAATGCATTACCACAATACGCAAGTCACCTCACTGGAGTCTCTTTGGTTTTCAGCCTCttattctgtcattttctgcatcatagccaaaaaaaaaagggggagtaAACAAGTTGAAGACAGCACTGGTGAGAAAACTCATATCtacatgaataattaaacaaaaagaaaatattattcagcttttttttctggcctgGAATGATTAAAGTGTGTGTAACTCATTATTCTTTTTAAAGTAACACCTCAGGgaaatctgtgtttttccttcacAAACTAC includes the following:
- the lemd1 gene encoding LEM domain-containing protein 1, which gives rise to MPVFVEDPSQFSKQRLKAELITHNVELPARESKKEVLLELYLKHVGVKPTADFSSDEEEDQVQNGNDEGDKPDPDMTDLSLLTDEQLKVKLLKYGVKAGPIVDSTRSLYEKKLQRLMEPAPEVKLNGTGDAGQYSDSEEEQDEEEEDEQEAPEQSDPETVTELDSAANQLKRSPGSGECSYADSSTCSTFSITQLVEQGSLLVAVVTASKCPLTVIGFTLEPANDLLKEMFPDAEVTPFGISATRRRPIRGAAGRPVQFKYPLPDFSPASVERKEISRRLVPLWIQTVIFLIVSSLLFLIYMTFEEFSY